ttattGTCTTCCTACCGCCGCTGCATGTCTCCCCCAGGCCAGGCGGCACCGGCGGGTCTCTACTCGCGTCCGGGCAGGCCGGCGGTGCTCGGGGAGAGGCCGCCGGTACCGGCCGTTCCCGAGGCgctcccgcccggcccggcccggcccggggccaCCCGACCCCCCAGCACCGCAACCGCGCGCCCCGCCGGCACCGAACGCCACTCGGCCTGCCCGCGGGAATCACTCGCCAAGTCCGGAGGAGAGACCAGCAAAAACAAAGTACGGAACCAGAGTAACCCACCGCGCACGCAGAGGAAGAACAAGAAACCGCCCTGGAAAGGGAACTAAAGAAGCGGAGAAAATAAGCTAACCATTTACAACTCCCTCTATATATCCTTAGGAGACGGAGGAAGCAATCTCTTACCGCCTCTGCactggctggaaagctgtcTTTATTAACTTTTTCTCTACTTCCAAGGCACTAGATCGATctaaaaagagaagggaaaaaaaaaaaaaagcgttcCTTTATAGCCCCCGTTttattccccccaccccatccctgaATTAAGCCTCTAGACTTAAGATCTCTTCTCAGCAAGTTGCAAATACGACAAAACGACTGCTTTGCTGCAGGAGTGACCgtcaaaaggaaaatcaacCAAGCCCGGAGCGAGCCTTACGGCCGGGTCCTTCCCACAAAGGCGACTtgagcagcagcaacaacaacagcaacaaaaattatCTCCGTCGGAGGAAGGTAATTCTCGGGGTTTGAGACTAACCTGGCGAGGaggccccccgcccgccgccgccgccgccgccgccgccgcccccgggggccgcgcggccgcccgcccgcccgccgccaccTGCGCCCCGACGGCTGCGCCGCGCCGGGCCGAGGGCACCGTGAGAAACGCGCGGGGCCGGCGCCCCCCGCCTCGGCCCCGCGCACGAGGTCCCGCGGGGCCGCTCCGCGCGGCTCCGCGCAGCACCGCCGAGCCCCCCGCGGCGGCTGCCggcccgtcccgtcccgtccccgccGCGTCCCTCAGCGGTCACCTGCTCCGGCGGGCTCCGCGCTCTGCGCCTGGTCCGCGGGCCGcgggaaggcggcggcggcggcgggggggggcgcggcgggggcggcccccagccccagcaggtgGGGAGTGTTCAGTAAGGCCAGCGGGTGCGGGGgcgggtggtggtggtggtggtgggccGGGAAGGCGCGGTTGGTCCAGTTGGGGAACTTGCCcagggggcaggaggagacGAGTCTgtggggcggcgggggcggcggggggggcagcggcagcggctggggggcggccgccggcggggagCCGCCGCCGGGAGACTTGCGGGGGTTGTCCGGGCTGGTGGCCGTCTCGGCCAGCGACCAGATCTTGGGCTTCGGCAGGGTGCCGGCCAAAGCGCCGTCCGTcggggaggaggcggcggaggaggaggcggaggagggggGCGAGAGGTGGTGCGGAGGCGGCTGGAGGGGCGGCTTGAGGGGCTCCgggccggcgggggcggcggcgccggggaGCTCGCacttgtggtggtggtggtggtggtggtggtggtggaggtggtggtggcggAGGTGGTGCGGCTCCCCCTCGGCGGCCTTGAGGTAGCGCTCCTCGGAGCCGGGCAGGTCCTCGAAGCCCTCGGAGCCCTCCGAGTCCGTCTTGGAGTCGGAGTGCAGGAGGTCGGCGTCCTGCAGCTCGTCCTCCAGCTCGTCCTTGTTGCTCTCGATGTTCTCGGTGTCGATGTTCTCCAGGTCGAtctcctcctcgtcctccctCTTGTCCTCTTCCCCCTCGTGGTCGCTCCCGTAGGAGTTGCCCTCCTCGTCCGTCCTGCTGCGGGGGGCCCAGGtcattttgttctcctttttgaGCCGCCGCCGCGCGTTGGCGAACCAGGTGGAGACCTGGGTGAGGGTCATTTTGGTGATGATGGCCAGCATGATCTTCTCGCCCTTGGTGGGGTAGGGGTTTTTCCGGTGCTCGTTGAGCCAGGCCTTGAGGGTGCTGGTGCTCTCCCGGGTGGCGTTCTTGGGCCGCGACGGGTCCCCGAACTGGTACTGCCCGTAGGGGTAGAAggcggggtggtggtgggggaaggCGGCGTGCTGCACCCCCGGGCTCTCCTTCAGCTCGTACTGGGCGCCCTGCAGCGAGAGGGAACGGGCGGCCCGGCTGAGACGgcgcgccgggcccggcccggggcccCTCCGTCCCGCCGCCGCTACCGGGAGCGGAGCCCGCTCGGCACCagcgcggcggccgggccgggtcGGGTCGGGCCGAGCCGCCTCCCCGcgctccccggccccggccccggccccggccgcgccGGGCGCTCTCCGGCCGCGGCAGCCCGGGCCCCACCGGCTGCGCCCCGGCCGAGGCGGGCGGCCGGTGCCCGCGGGGTGCCCGGGAGGGGAGGACCGGCTCCCCAGGTGCGTGTGCGCGGCGGGGCCGCTCGCCGCAGCCGTCAAACCGCgcgggcggagcgggggggggggggggaagccgcGGGGTCGCcgctccagccctgcccctcTCCGGCGGCTCTCCCGGGGCAGGGCGGCGATAACGCCCCGTCTCCCCTGACAGCCCTCCCGGCGGCGTCTTCCCCGGCGgcgcgacccccccccccccccccccgccccggggccgaTCCCCAGcgcgcaccgcgcccgggccggccccggcccgaGCGTCCCGGGGAGCGAGCGAGCAGCGagccccggggtgggggggggcctCTTACCAGCTGGGGGAAGATGGGCAGCTCGGCGGCGTAGGGCAGGAAGGCTCCGTAGCCctgggcggcggcggcggcggcgtaGGGCGCGCCGTACATGGAGGAGAGCACGTTGGAGAGGGTCCCGGACGGGGCCAGCTCGGCGCCGCCGCGGGAGCCGGCGCTCCCCGGGCGCTCCGCCGGGTAGATCGGCCTGATGTACTGGTAGCCCAGCTGGGGAAAAGACATGGTGGGGGAgcgggggcaggggagggggggaggaggaggaggaggggggggggagacgagaggagaggaagaagggagagaaaggggagaaagtAGCAGGGCCGGGAGCGGAGGAGGGAGCCGGGTCGCTCGCCCTCGCCGGCCGCCCGCACTTTCAGCGCCTCCCGCAAACTCCGGCGGACAtcgggggggggagccgggggtgCGCGGAGGCCGCGGGCTCCCTCCTGTCCTCGGCCGCCGCGGTAAACGATCCGATcgcttctttcttctctcactTTTCCTATT
This genomic window from Haliaeetus albicilla chromosome 10, bHalAlb1.1, whole genome shotgun sequence contains:
- the IRX3 gene encoding iroquois-class homeodomain protein IRX-3 isoform X1, translating into MSFPQLGYQYIRPIYPAERPGSAGSRGGAELAPSGTLSNVLSSMYGAPYAAAAAAQGYGAFLPYAAELPIFPQLGAQYELKESPGVQHAAFPHHHPAFYPYGQYQFGDPSRPKNATRESTSTLKAWLNEHRKNPYPTKGEKIMLAIITKMTLTQVSTWFANARRRLKKENKMTWAPRSRTDEEGNSYGSDHEGEEDKREDEEEIDLENIDTENIESNKDELEDELQDADLLHSDSKTDSEGSEGFEDLPGSEERYLKAAEGEPHHLRHHHLHHHHHHHHHHKCELPGAAAPAGPEPLKPPLQPPPHHLSPPSSASSSAASSPTDGALAGTLPKPKIWSLAETATSPDNPRKSPGGGSPPAAAPQPLPLPPPPPPPPHRLVSSCPLGKFPNWTNRAFPAHHHHHHPPPHPLALLNTPHLLGLGAAPAAPPPAAAAAFPRPADQAQSAEPAGADRSSALEVEKKLIKTAFQPVQRRPQNQLDAAMVLSALSSS
- the IRX3 gene encoding iroquois-class homeodomain protein IRX-3 isoform X2, which encodes MSFPQLGYQYIRPIYPAERPGSAGSRGGAELAPSGTLSNVLSSMYGAPYAAAAAAQGYGAFLPYAAELPIFPQLGAQYELKESPGVQHAAFPHHHPAFYPYGQYQFGDPSRPKNATRESTSTLKAWLNEHRKNPYPTKGEKIMLAIITKMTLTQVSTWFANARRRLKKENKMTWAPRSRTDEEGNSYGSDHEGEEDKREDEEEIDLENIDTENIESNKDELEDELQDADLLHSDSKTDSEGSEGFEDLPGSEERYLKAAEGEPHHLRHHHLHHHHHHHHHHKCELPGAAAPAGPEPLKPPLQPPPHHLSPPSSASSSAASSPTDGALAGTLPKPKIWSLAETATSPDNPRKSPGGGSPPAAAPQPLPLPPPPPPPPHRLVSSCPLGKFPNWTNRAFPAHHHHHHPPPHPLALLNTPHLLGLGAAPAAPPPAAAAAFPRPADQAQSAEPAGAGPRTNLMPLWFYRRCHHHS